One region of Fragaria vesca subsp. vesca linkage group LG4, FraVesHawaii_1.0, whole genome shotgun sequence genomic DNA includes:
- the LOC101304667 gene encoding LOW QUALITY PROTEIN: mannose-6-phosphate isomerase 1-like (The sequence of the model RefSeq protein was modified relative to this genomic sequence to represent the inferred complete CDS: inserted 5 bases in 3 codons; deleted 1 base in 1 codon) → MAQPKDVGLNAIIMDGDMSINHSQIHSWRCKPRQRQRSVQRLRCSVMNYDWGKKGRDSVVGRLCASNPHCQIDLEKPYAEMWIGTHDSGPSFLNQDLNNGSTTPGSSPSLRDWIANNPNDMLGHKVVXKWGSSDLPFLLKVLSVAKALQYSIQAHPDKELAKALHKSMPNIYKDDNYKPEMALALTHFQXLCGFITLEELKKVIGNVPEIVEMVGSEVANQVLCITKEDGEDKVKSVIRLIFTQLMSTDKEIITTVTTKLMSRLHQESQVRQLTEKEQLVLQLEKQYPNDVGVISAFVLNYVKLNPGEALCLGANEXHAYISGDCIECMATSDNVVRAGLNPKHRDIETLCSMLTYKQGLPEILPGVSVNPRVTRYIPPFEEFEVDRFHLPHGESTEFPAVPGPSIFVVTLGKGTISTSNGDHAIIQGDVLFAPAHTEISITSTSELHIYRAGVNSSFLAS, encoded by the exons TCGATCAATCACAGCCAAATTCATTCATGGAGATGCAAACCAAGGCAGAGGCAGAGGAGTGTTCAGAGGCTAAGATGTTCTGTCATGAACTACGATTGGGGCAAGAAAGGCCGAGACTCTGTGGTGGGAAGGTTGTGTGCCTCCAATCCTCATTGTCAAATCGACCTAGAAAAGCCTTACGCCGAGATGTGGATAGGAACACATGACTCTGGACCCTCCTTTTTGAATCAGGATCTGAACAATGGTAGCACCACTCCTGGGTCATCTCCGTCTCTCAGAGACTGGATTGCTAACAACCCTAATGACATGCTTGGTCACAAGGTTGT AAAATGGGGCTCCTCTGATCTGCCTTTCTTGCTTAAG GTGCTATCCGTGGCCAAGGCATTG CAATACTCAATACAGGCACACCCAGATAAGGAATTGGCCAAGGCTTTGCACAAGTCTATGCCAAATATTTACAAGGATGATAATTATAAGCCTGAGATGGCCCTGGCCTTGACACATTTTCA GCTCTGTGGTTTTATCACTCTTGAGGAGCTTAAGAAGGTGATTGGTAATGTCCCTGAGATTGTAGAAATGGTTGGTAGTGAGGTCGCAAACCAAGTGCTTTGCATAACCAAAGAAGATGGGGAGGACAAGGTCAAGTCTGTCATACGTTTAATTTTTACCCAACTCATGTCAACTGACAAGGAAATCATAACCACAGTAACAACTAAATTGATGAGTCGTTTACACCAAGAAAGTCAG GTGAGGCAGTTGACAGAAAAAGAGCAGCTAGTTTTGCAATTAGAAAAGCAATATCCAAACGATGTCGGTGTGATATCTGCATTCGTTCTTAACTATGTGAAGCTTAATCCTGGAGAAGCATTATGCCTTGGAGCAAATG CCCATGCTTATATATCTGGAGACTGTATTGAGTGCATGGCAACCTCAGACAACGTGGTTAGGGCTGGCCTTAATCCCAAACATCGAGACATTGAAACCCTTTGTTCTATGCTCACATATAAGCAAGGTTTACCTGAAATCCTGCCAGGGGTTTCTGTGAATCCTCGTGTAACAAGGTACATACCGCCTTTTGAAGAATTTGAGGTTGATCGGTTCCATCTTCCCCATGGAGAATCCACAGAGTTTCCTGCAGTACCTGGTCCTTCCATTTTTGTGGTCACTCTTGGGAAGGGAACCATATCTACAAGTAACGGAGATCATGCAATCATCCAAGGGGATGTTCTGTTTGCACCTGCGCACACTGAGATTAGCATAACAAGTACATCTGAGTTGCACATATACAGAGCCGGAGTGAATAGCAGTTTCTTAGCCTCATAG
- the LOC101296558 gene encoding ankyrin repeat-containing protein At3g12360-like yields MAEEFQEEPAEQVSKQTSPPLPEGLGTQVIALFTSTLRQPNKKDNKILPKVEAKTPAKWAQSAPTQEHTTTSGDVLRKDQKDVTHPPENSTTATPTIINIDLVPYVTLHLAALNGDWMTARNFLQLQPEAVRAKITKGSETALHIAAGAKRTLFVEELVMWMTPNDLELKNDVGNTALYFAAVSGIKRIAEVMVDINPTLPQIRGTKNLTPLHMATLLGHREIVWYLYDKTSLTEHDYIGLLISAITADLYDVALDIIQKHPKMAFARDGNGETALHVMARKPSACYSGSHLGFLQRWITSYVSVDIVEQHPEITSGQDEIVEITLHIVEHSTCYSVSQRGLWKRFILSVPYIQDSYHKYLNHMQATELVTLLWKKVLTLDSDSRINDLINVPSRILFTAAELGNIDFLIICMRLYPSLIWQIDEQNRSIFHAAVIHRQEKVFNLIYDLGGLKDLIAAYKDVTNNNMLHLAARASASRLSTDTGAALQLRRELIWFKEVEKIVQPLYKEMRNSDGEIPQLLFTKEHKELLREGEVWMKGTASSCMVVATLIATVMFAVISTVPGGNNNNTGIPIFLKSRAFTVFVISDAISLITSTTSILSFLSILTSRYHEGDFLNSLPNRLIVGLATLFISIATMMITFVATLLMVLGPGFHEIKVPITLVAAVPVGFYALLQFPLLADMISHAYISRVSFRPCNHLLH; encoded by the exons ATGGCAGAGGAGTTCCAGGAGGAACCTGCAGAACAAGTAAGTAAGCAGACATCTCCTCCATTACCAGAAGGCCTGGGGACACAAGTTATAGCTCTCTTCACGAGCACTTTACGCCAACCAAACAAGAAAGATAATAAGATTTTACCAAAAGTAGAAGCAAAAACACCTGCTAAATGGGCTCAGAGTGCTCCAACTCAAGAACATACAACTACATCTGGTGATGTACTAAGAAAGGACCAGAAGGATGTTACACATCCTCCAG AAAATAGTACCACAGCAACACCAA CCATCATAAACATCGACCTAGTTCCATATGTGACACTACATCTTGCTGCTCTGAATGGTGACTGGATGACTGCTAGAAATTTCTTGCAATTACAGCCAGAAGCTGTGAGAGCAAAGATCACAAAGGGTTCAGAAACAGCTCTTCACATAGCAGCTGGGGCAAAACGTACACTTTTTGTTGAAGAGCTAGTAATGTGGATGACACCAAATGATCTAGAATTAAAGAATGACGTAGGGAACACCGCCCTTTATTTTGCTGCTGTGTCTGGTATCAAAAGGATTGCTGAAGTAATGGTGGATATTAACCCAACTCTACCTCAGATCCGAGGTACTAAAAATCTAACACCACTTCATATGGCCACATTGCTAGGCCACAGAGAGATTGTATGGTATCTATATGATAAGACAAGCCTAACAGAACACGACTACATAGGGCTTCTTATTTCAGCCATAACAGCAGATCTTTACG ATGTTGCGCTGGATATAATTCAAAAGCACCCTAAAATGGCTTTTGCTCGAGATGGAAATGGAGAGACAGCACTACATGTAATGGCTCGAAAGCCTTCAGCATGCTATAGTGGAAGTCATCTGGGATTTTTGCAGCGATGGATAACTTCAT ATGTGTCAGTGGATATAGTGGAACAACACCCTGAAATAACATCTGGTCAAGATGAAATTGTAGAGATCACACTTCACATAGTGGAGCATTCAACATGTTATAGTGTAAGTCAGCGGGGACTTTGGAAACGATTCATATTATCTG TCCCATATATCCAGGACTCATACCACAAGTATTTGAATCATATGCAAGCAACTGAACTTGTGACGCTGCTCTGGAAGAAAGTTTTGACACTAGACAGTGATTCAAGGATAAATGATTTGATAAATGTGCCCTCTCGCATACTGTTTACTGCTGCTGAATTGGGGAATATCGACTTTCTCATTATATGTATGAGATTGTACCCCAGTCTCATTTGGCAAATTGATGAACAAAATCGAAGCATATTTCATGCTGCAGTGATTCATAGACAGGAGAAAGTTTTCAATCTCATTTACGACTTAGGCGGTCTGAAAGACTTAATAGCTGCTTATAAAGATGTAACCAACAATAATATGCTTCATTTGGCCGCACGAGCATCTGCAAGTCGACTAAGTACTGATACAGGAGCAGCATTGCAGTTACGAAGAGAGTTGATATGGTTTAAG GAGGTGGAGAAGATTGTCCAGCCATTATACAAGGAGATGAGAAACTCAGATGGAGAAATACCTCAACTTCTTTTCACCAAGGAACACAAGGAACTACTAAGAGAAGGAGAAGTGTGGATGAAGGGCACTGCATCATCATGCATGGTTGTGGCAACTCTTATAGCAACTGTAATGTTTGCTGTCATCTCTACTGTCCCTGGTGGCAACAACAATAACACAGGTATTCCCATATTCCTTAAATCGAGAGCCTTCACGGTTTTTGTCATATCAGATGCAATATCCCTGATCACATCGACCACTTCAATCCTGAGTTTTCTGTCCATTCTTACATCACGCTACCATGAAGGAGATTTTCTCAATTCATTACCGAATAGATTGATCGTGGGGCTTGCTACCTTATTTATCTCTATAGCTACAATGATGATAACATTTGTTGCCACACTACTTATGGTTCTTGGCCCTGGATTTCATGAGATAAAAGTTCCAATTACTCTGGTTGCTGCAGTTCCAGTTGGTTTCTATGCCTTACTACAGTTTCCCCTTCTAGCAGATATGATCAGTCATGCATATATTTCAAGAGTTTCTTTTCGTCCATGCAACCACCTCTTGCACTAG